TTTAAGAAATACATGGATAGagtttaaaatattagttttagaaataaataaaaaaaattaacgtaAAGAAATCACAGAATACAAATAGGATGAAGCTGAGAAAATAGGCCTAGGTGTGGATTGGGATCACACAAGATCCGGAGCATAAACGCTACAATTCTGGGATTTCTTGGTAAGAAAATTTTCTATCCAATGGCGTGGAGAGAACAAATCAAAAGGGATATTTTTGATCAACTCTTTTGTAAGTTAGTTGGACACATCAAAAGGGTCGAACGGCAAAGTTATTAAAGGCCAATGCAACCACcttccttcctttcttcatcttcttctacttcttcttcttcttcttcccatTTGCTTGCAAAGCAAACCAACCATGTCTACCGTTGCATCAGAACCTCTCTTACACCTTTGCTCCAGAAAACCTTCATTTCATAGCCATAAACCAATCCCTCTGAGACCCTTCTTTCTTCCCACGTGCTCCTCTAATCTCAATGATGCATCTGTCATCTTCCACCAACCTCGTAGGACTCTCTCTCCCGTGCATGCAGTTTCACTTGCAGACACACCTACCCTCCATCCCCTTCAATGCCCTCAGACCATCACCCACACTTTCGAAATCGACCGAACCCAAACGGTCTCAACTTTTCCTTTCCATTATATATGTTTGGATATAAGTGACATGGCTGATACATAATCTTGTGTCTTAAGCAAGAAGTCCTAGGTTGAACTCAGGTCAATGTGAATAAAATAACATATGTTGGAATATGCGAACTCCTTAAGTAGATTCTATTATCTCCTCTGATTTGTTTAGGTCGTAGCTGGGGAATATCCTGCGTTTACCCAGAATAATATACATAGATATATCATCTTGTTTGGTTTCATGACAAAGTGCTGGGGAATAGACAAAAggaaaaaagttttgatttttattattttgacaCTTTTGGACCAGCTTGATCAATTTTGTCATTGAAATCTTCGTTTTTTCTTGGGGGTGGGGTGTGGTGTGGTGGGGGCTTAAAAGGGAATTACCATGTATGGGAGACAAAAAAGgtgttttgattttgattttgttttgttatgtgTTTACGCAATTAAACTCGTTTTGGTGTTTGGCATTGATGGGGTTTTTTGCGATGAAATGATATAGGCGGTGGGAAAGATTTTTGTGAGATTAGATCACGGAAAAGATTTGAAGGATTGGGAGCTTACGGTGCGCTGCAGTCTACCTGGAAAATGGATTCTTCACTGGGGAGTTACCCATGTTGATGATGTTGGAAGGTGCACCATGTTAAACAACATGCTGAATTCTCTTCGAATTTGACTTTGAGCTTccttcttattttttaattgatatcaTTGTAGATCTTAATATTAACAATCCAACTAGTTTTATGTATAATGATAACGTAAGCTTGATCCTCCAGGGAATGGGATCAACCTCCTCTTGATATGATACCCCCTGGATCTGTTCCTATAAAGGTAGAAAAAAGCTTTATGAGTTGTCATGATCAATATGGCACATGTTCATATTGCCATGCAGAAAGTTTAAGTTGGAAGTGAATAATCTTTCAGGACTATGCAATAGAGACCCCTTTGAAGAAGTCAGCCTTATCTGCAGAAGGAGATACGCTTCCTGAAATCAGGATTGATCTTAAAGCCAAATTTGGAATTTCAGCAATTCATTTTGTTCTCAAGGTTTATTTCTAACAATTGCCACTTGATAATGCTAAAAAAGAAGGCATTGATTCTAAGAATCCTTTGACTGAACTTTTCTCTCTGCTTCCCAATTGGGTGTACCTGTTGTTGATTCAGGATGAGGAAACTGGAGATTGGTACAAAAACAAAAGTAGAGATTTCGTGGTTTCTTTGGTCGACTACATTAGGGCAGATTCAGATACAAGTATAATTGAACCTAAAAGAGGCTTTGATTTTTGGCCAGGTTTTTCCAAATCGTTAGCACACTAGTTCATTTGCTTTTGTAAAAAAGTCTATTTTGTTTCTCATAATGCTCTAGGAGTGTCAATAAATCATAATCATGTGATAAACAGTCAAAGGTTTGTGATAATATTTCTTCTATCACAGGGAATTTGGGGCAAATATCTAAAATCTTCTCCAAGTCAAAAGCTGACGAAAATGAAAGCAGTGAATCCAGAGTTCCAGAACGAGAAAGCAATCAACCAGACGGTTTCTATGAGGAAGTGTATGTAACAAAGAAGGTTTTAATTAGTAACTCTGTCACTGTCTCCACCAAGAAATGCTTTGAGTCTGGGGCAGTGAAGGACATTTTATATGTTGAAACTGATCTTCCTGGAGATGTTGTGCTTCACTGGGGAGTTTGTAGGAATGATACAAAAAGGTGGGAAGTTCCTCGTTCTCCTTATCCACCAGGCACAGTACCATTTAAAGAGAGAGCTTTGAGAACTCCATTATGGGTACAAAACTCACTAATCTGTCCTTTTATTctcttttatgttttataacttCTTGAGTAATTAAATGTTATTCATGCTTAATAGAAACCAGGTCATGTGTACCTTCTTCCTCCTATTTTATTCTACAAATATTGATGATTTTTATGTCTTCTCTAATGCATTTAGAATTTTAGATTACGAATGCATGGTATTCACGCAACAATTCTTCTGAAAGGTTTTTATGTGCTAGCACCACCCTTCCCCCTCTCTCTTTTGGTTATCTTGTTTTGGTTAGGATATACAGGTACAATATTGTAGTCAATGCCTATCTTTGTGTTTTATGATATAGACACCTCTAATATCAAACATTCCATCAACAAAGATGATATAGACACTCATCACTTGTTCTTCCCTTTTCGCAGCCAAGCCCTGATGGAAAAGGATCTTCAGCACAAATCACTTTAGAAGAAGAATTTTCAGGATTTGTTTTTGTACTCAAGCAAAATAAAGATACTTGGTTCAAGTACTTGGGAAATGACTTTTATGTTCCTCTCTCAAGTCCTATCAAATTGCTTAATAGTAGCAGCAAAGATGATCTGTCAGAAGGAGTGCAGATTGAAAAGCCTAGTCAGGAGAATTCTTTCTTTGCATTTACTGATACAGTGGCCTATGAAATGAGAAATTTGGTCTCAGACAATTCCTCTGATAAGAATCAAAAGAAGAAATCTAAAAAGGTGCAACAAAGCATTTTTGAAGAAATTGAAAGGCTGGCTGCTGAAGCCTATAATATATTCAGAAGCTCCATTCCAAGTTTCTCTAAGCCAACTACTGCAAAACCGGAAGCAACCAATGTGGAACCTGAGACAACTATTGTTGTACCAGAGGCTTCAGTGGAATCAGAGGCACTGTCCCTGGAGCCAAAAATATGCTCAGGGACAGGCACAGGGCATGAAATATTATGCCAAGGGTTTAACTGGGAATCTAATGTATCTGGAAGATGGTACATGAAGCTTAAAGAGATAGCTTCTGAACTAGCATCAATTGGTTTCACTGTGGTCTGGTTACCACCACCTACAGAGTCTGTTTCACCTGAAGGATACATGCCGAAggatttatataatttaaattccAGGTACTTGATTAGATGCAGTCTAATTCTTTTACTGTAGTTGACGTGAATCTTCTCATAATAATTTGATGGAAGGTTAGTGTTAGGAAAATTACTCCTGTTAGACAGTTACATTCAACAGCATATGACATATGCaagattttcaaatattatgATCACTCCTTAGCTAGAGTAGGGGACGGTATATTTTTAGCTGTTGATTATATAACACACTGGAAATAAAAGGTAATCTCAAAGGATAGATTGCATTCATAACATTTTCAGGAAAAGGAACTTTCTCATGTAAATGgttacaatttttctttttgaaataaatatcaGATATGGAAACATAGATGAACTCAAAGATTTGGTGAAAAGATTTCATGAAGTTGGGATCAAAGTTCTAGGAGATGCTGTTTTAAATCACCGCTGTGCACATTATCAGAATAAGAATGGTGTTTGGAACATATTTGGAGGCTGTCTTGACTGGGATGATCGTGCAGTTGTTTCAGATGATCCACATTTTCAGGTTTGTTTATGAAGGTTTTGGATAATTGCtctgttttcttgttctttgaACTAATAACAGTAGTCCTAAAGTAAAGCAAAACAAGATAGATAAAAGTTCTCTACTTTTTCTCTAACAGTTGATATTTAGGGTTCAAGTTCATCCTTTTCTACTATGTTCCATTggtaattttaaaactattatacTTTTACTTTCTGGGTCAACctgaaaaaatattgaatatccTATCTAACATACAGGGTAGGGGCAACACGAGTAGTGGAGATAGTTTTCATGCTGCTCCAAACATTGATCATTCGCAGGAGTTTGTGAGAAAAGATCTCAAAGAATGGTTATGCTGGTTGAGGTTGATATTTTTAGACTCATTTCTTCAGCTTATatcattaacaaaaaaattgtggTCAGGAAAGTGCCAACCAGTTTGTGACTAGATCATTGGTTCTAATTATTTAGACTAATGGTTTTGTTGCTAAGATGGTTATGCTGTGGAGAGCTAAGACATTCTGTCCAAGAGAATTGAGATTAAACCGTCTAAAATATTTGTAAACTTTCATGTTTGAAGCTTTATGTTTCAGACTTTATTCTGGCTGTCAGTTGTACTGTACTTGACTTGGCAACTACCAAAAATGACtaacattaaatatttgtgtCTCGTGTACGGAATTTATAAGTGTGCATTGACATTTTGATGCTAGAAAAAGTTATAGCTGTTTAAGACCAAGCTGGTTTATTATCATCACCCATTATGTGTACAGGAAGTTATGGCATCTCCTGGCAATACAGGATGCCAGTCCCTAGTTTGTGTAGGCCATAGCTTATCTATTCAGTAGATACTGGACAAAATTTATCATGTGTTCTGTGCTAGGCGTATATTTAAGACTCATTGTATGCAAAACCCTTGTAACATGTTTTCCTCAGGTCAAGGCTGCCACTTTAGGCTTTATTGAAAACGTGTCTGCACATGGAAATGTTCAAATATTCAAATGGAACTCTCATGAGCTTTATGGTGTGATGATAGCTGACTATAGTGTCTTGTACAATTGTTTACTTCTCTAATCCTGTATGTGACCTTCAGGAAAGAAATTGGATATGATGGATGGAGGCTTGACTTTGTCAGAGGATTTTGGGGTGGTTATGTAAAGGACTACATAGAGGCAAGTGAACCTTATTTTGCTGTGGGAGAGTACTGGGATTCCCTCAGTTATAGAAATGATGAAACTGATTATAATCAAGATGCTCATAGGCAAAGGATAGTTGACTGGATCAATGCCACTAAAGGTACCTCTGGTGCATTTGATGTTACAACAAAAGGGATTCTTCACGCTGTAAGCATTAACTATGGTACATTTATTTTCACAGCATTTGTTCAAGTTTGCATTTTCAATTGAACAAGGTCAAACGGATTTTGAATCAAGCTAGTTTCATTTATTTGATGGAGTTTGTTTACATTTTCTGGGTGAGTAAAGATAGTATAGTGTTGGGTTTcttgagatttttttaattgtaatgaAATCAAATGCATACATAAAAAATTCTCTAATACTTCTTTTGCGATACCAAATCCTCATTTATAACTCTGGCCCTGTCATAACATCACATATCTTCTGCTATATGAGAAATGAATGCAACTGTAATGATATAAACATCCTTACATTAGCctcataaattattttcaactaAAACCTGTACTTCTTGTAAGAAAACACTGATGTGCTTACTATAACTTATTTAACCATGAAATGTTAAATTCTTTCTCAATACAGGCACTGGAAAAATGTGAATATTGGCGATTGTCAGATGAGAACGGAAATCCTCCAGGTGTTATTGGATGGTGGCCTTCTCGGGCTGTTACCTTTATAGAGAACCATGACACTGGTTCTACTCAGGTTTGAACTTCctcattataaatttatcatgATGCATCTTGACACTTTAACTAGGTTTAATTTCGATGAAAACATTTATCGCCCACCATTTCATACAGAAAAGGCTGATTATGATTAACCTAATTTTGCAGGGTCATTGGAGATTTCCCAGTGGAAAAGAAATGATAGGATATGCTTACATTCTTACTCACCCTGGAACCCCATCAATCTTTTATGACCATATTTTCTCTCGCTACAAAACTGAAATAGCAAGTCTGATATCTCTCAGAAGGAGGAACGGGATCCACTGCAGGAGTACAGTAAGTATCGCAATTTTGTCCTGTGTTCCGAATCTAGTATTGTGTAAACATTTTCAGGGTGGAAGAATAAGAATAAAGTTATTTTCTTATCATATAAAAGCAAAATAATGTTGGTTCTCTACATACAATAAGAGAGTGAAACCAATTACTCAAAAATCATAATGCAGAATGACAAATTACATTCCATAATGTGCATACACTGGTGGAGATTGAAACGCAAGATAGTGATTACATTCTCTTGATTGTTTCATATGGAAACTAGTACACATGCAAGTGTATTTTCTTCACGTTTTGTCTTTTTCAAAATGTGATATTCTTGGCAAATTGACTTATAGCTTGTTTGGAAAATTTCCATTCTATCATTAGATGCATGTTATTCTTGAAGTTGAAGCTACTTTTAGTGTGTTTAGGATGTAAAACCTACAATACCACT
The sequence above is a segment of the Phaseolus vulgaris cultivar G19833 chromosome 2, P. vulgaris v2.0, whole genome shotgun sequence genome. Coding sequences within it:
- the LOC137810597 gene encoding alpha-amylase 3, chloroplastic-like, with the protein product MIPPGSVPIKDYAIETPLKKSALSAEGDTLPEIRIDLKAKFGISAIHFVLKDEETGDWYKNKSRDFVVSLVDYIRADSDTSIIEPKRGFDFWPGNLGQISKIFSKSKADENESSESRVPERESNQPDGFYEEVYVTKKVLISNSVTVSTKKCFESGAVKDILYVETDLPGDVVLHWGVCRNDTKRWEVPRSPYPPGTVPFKERALRTPLWPSPDGKGSSAQITLEEEFSGFVFVLKQNKDTWFKYLGNDFYVPLSSPIKLLNSSSKDDLSEGVQIEKPSQENSFFAFTDTVAYEMRNLVSDNSSDKNQKKKSKKVQQSIFEEIERLAAEAYNIFRSSIPSFSKPTTAKPEATNVEPETTIVVPEASVESEALSLEPKICSGTGTGHEILCQGFNWESNVSGRWYMKLKEIASELASIGFTVVWLPPPTESVSPEGYMPKDLYNLNSRYGNIDELKDLVKRFHEVGIKVLGDAVLNHRCAHYQNKNGVWNIFGGCLDWDDRAVVSDDPHFQGRGNTSSGDSFHAAPNIDHSQEFVRKDLKEWLCWLRKEIGYDGWRLDFVRGFWGGYVKDYIEASEPYFAVGEYWDSLSYRNDETDYNQDAHRQRIVDWINATKGTSGAFDVTTKGILHAALEKCEYWRLSDENGNPPGVIGWWPSRAVTFIENHDTGSTQGHWRFPSGKEMIGYAYILTHPGTPSIFYDHIFSRYKTEIASLISLRRRNGIHCRSTVQISKAERDVYAAIIDEKVAMKIGPGHFEPPSGSLKWSLAIEGKHYEIWEAS